In Thamnophis elegans isolate rThaEle1 unplaced genomic scaffold, rThaEle1.pri scaffold_357_arrow_ctg1, whole genome shotgun sequence, the genomic stretch TCTTCCTCTGAATGAGTTTTCCACCCGTGAAGCCCAGCACGCCGCCTCCCAAAGCCGCCGCCAGTCCAGCCACCTTAAAGCCGGCCAGGAGCCCGATGGGCCCCCCCACGATTCCCCCCAGGAGGGCGCCAGCCACCGGGAGGGCGGCCAGTTTGTAGGTCGCAGCCTGGGGAAAAGAGAGGGGCAGAGAAAGGGTCATTTGAagagcggggtgggtgggtgggggtctccTTGGCATCATCCGGCAACCCCACCCTCCCTGTAAGCAGGAAAAGACAGACTGGGGAGGATGGGTAATGGAGTCCTCCCGGCTTGCAAGCCGAGAGCAGCTGGTCGAGACCCACCTTGGATAAACTCTGGGTCCCCTCCTCCACATTCGCGACGGCAGTGCAGACGTTCTCTTCGATCCGGTCGACTTTCTCCTGCTGGGTCTACGAGAAAATCATTTACATAtcaaggacaggacaggacacaaaaggtggcaaaaggggatcatgtgaccaaggggggGTGTGTGGCTGCCAGCATTGCTGCCGGTTCGCTGCGTGTGCAATTTTGCGTGCGCGTTCTCGCTTCGCTCGCGCacacagttgcccataaataggtctgcccatgtgcagaacattagaaAATGGGGGAGAAACCCATGCTGCgctgaccagggaaccagtttggaggccTGGGTCGCTGTTGAGTCTGGCAACCCAGGCCAGcaaaaccggtccaaaccagtaggaatccacctttGCATGTGAccatgatagagagagagaaagggagaaagatgatgatagatagatagatagatagatagatagatagatagatagatagatagatagatagatagatagatgatagatagatagaagatagacagacagacatttagataagagagagatatgagatagatatagtgggatagagatatagagatagaagatagacatagataagagagagagatgagatattGATATGATatgtgatatatgatatatagagagagaggagggagagagaagatagaCAGAGAGTTAGTTAggtaggcagatagacagacatagataagagagagatatGAGATATTgatatagggatggatggatggatggatagatagatagatagatagagggagagagagcgagagagaagatagacagacagagttaGGTAGACAGACACATAGATAAGAGAGACAAATTAGATATTGAtatgatatatagagatatagagataaagCGATATAGGCAATatagacatagagagagacagatatatatatatatacacacacatacatacatacatacatacatatatacatatagatgTAGATTAGATATGATATATAGAtgaatgaatcagttgccaagcatctgaattttgatcacgtgacctgggGGAGGCTGAACGATTGTGTGCGAACTGCCAACTGGGCAGTTTCCATGTTTCCAGAGAAACCAGCCGTGCTCTACTTACATTAACAAGCAGGGAAAACTCGGTCACCAGAGTGCAGAGTTCTATCAGATCCTAAGGAAAAAACCCCAAACGTTACTTGGttcatctttttttattaactgttattagtttatcaaaatatgatacaatgacaaaagaaaaacaatgagagAAAAGGGTAGAGttagtgcagtagaataaggtcaTAAcatacaacctcaacttttttacttttacgtAATAATATGTACCAGCCATTTCTAGAAACAACATCGGCAAAACCaaaatttcatatatattttttcgcctccagcacaaagtccagaaacggtttccaaatagaaacaaaagtaattgtgggtttttcccccccttgaatcAAAGCAGCGAATTTAGCTACAattgctaactccatcaacttttgcagctgTTGACCTCTGGGTGGAAATCAAAGGGTCCAttttttgtgcataaagtaaaCTTTCGGCCATCAACttatataacatcaaagttctatttttttttccaagttatTTGTCcattaggccagtggttcccaaacttggcaactttaagacttgtggacttcaactcctagaattcttcagccaggctgaagaattctgggagttgaagtccacaagtcttaaagttgaattctgggagttgaagtccacaagtcttaaagttgccaagtttgggaaccactgcattaggccaaaagaaaagtctctgatttcatctttatattcactttaagaatctGCTGTATGAATCCAATATTTCTCTGCTTTGTCCCCTGTCCATCAAAAGTGATAAATGTCCCTTCTTTACccttgcatttccagcatttgaaaCACCTTTATGCATTCTTGACAACATCCGGTGATAAATACTAACTGTACATCACtttataaaagttttcttttgAATTATAATTTAGTGTAAATTTTAGACCTTTCATCCACCAAAACGTTATTgctgggaatgagtcagcaaggttttggggctgatatcactttaagagcctgtaataagaagaggccctgttgCAGCCTATCTCTCTCTCCGTGTGTGCTTCTGTGCTGTAATTGCTGATTGTTTGAGGTCTGACTTAAACTATGTGTATGTATTTAGTCTTTGGAGATAAACCACTATTTAACTACAAACCTCTGTTTGCTGTATTTGCTCCTGGATTGTCTCACATAGAAACACTGTGCGCACTCTGACATAAAATAATGATGGGATGTGCAACTTACCTCTTCTAACACTTCCCAGGATTCTGCAGCATtttgatcctgggggatttcaggTAACGGAGCAAAAATCTGGCTGAGGGAATTTTCTCCGTTTTCGGCACTAGAGAAAGTTTCTGAAGGAGAGAACAACACACAGTCACTGTGTGCCCTTATTAACACAATAAACATATGTACCGGCACAACCACACAATTACAGCCCTGGCAATGAATTTCATGAAGCATCCTGCCCCAAGGGACAAAAGAGAAATTACAGGTAAacgtacgatcacaattgagcccaaaatatatgtcgttaagtgagacatttatttgtacagtgagttttaccccattttgcgaactttcttgccacggttgttaagtgaatcagtacagttgttaagttagtcactcGGTTGTTAgctgaatctgacttccccactaACTTCGTTCATCAGatcacaaaagggatcacatgactccgggagactgcaaccgtcataaatatgagtcaactgtcataaatatgagtcatctgaattttgatggctTGGCCccagggatgctacaacagttgtaagtgtgcaaaatagtcatcagtcccttttttcagtgctgctgtaacttcaaactgtcactaaaccaACAGTTGTAAGTCCAGAACTAGCTGCAATTGTTTGTAAGGTGtggttataagtatgaaaaatgagagggcggggagagagagatgagggagggagggagggagggagatgatagatagatagatagatagatagatagatagatagatagatagatagatagatagatagatgatagatagatgatagagagatagacagacagacagacagacagatagatatggatggaggtagatgataaatagatggatggatgagaagCGTCTTCATAGAAAAagtcccagttgcctcttggaaaaaaaacacctttgggacaaccctgacctggatggctgagaatctccagagatgcccaggataaaaaaaaagaatctaataaataaataaacggcaCCTGTTCCTTCAACAGTGGTGGAGCGAGTCAAAGCCGCCTCCGGCTCTCTGAACTGCCTTTTCAGCGCTTCGGCCGACTCCGAATGCAGCTGCAAAAATTCTTTTATGGCCACCGAAGCCTCTCCTTTGACGGGATCAATCATCCTCTGCAGAGTCAGGATATCTTCCTTCCGGACTCGGGCGCAAAGGTTCTCCATCTCTCGGATATTTGCTCGCAGCTGCTGCGATATTCAAAAACAACGAAAAACAAGTCACCCCTTTTATCTCCGTCGAAAGCATCGATTGCAAATCAGGCTAAGACCTCCGAGGAGTCctgttgacttacaacagttcacttaatgaccattcagcaTTACAAGGGCACTcaaaaaagggacttgtgactgttttcacacttacggccaatAGAACATTCCCCATAGTCACGCCGTCCAAATTCAGATGTGGAAAACAAAAcagtcacaaatcactttttccCAGCGCTTTTGTAACTTCCGTCACCAATCAAAGGGTTAGGAATCCAGGATTATCTATAATGCTGGCGGGGGAACgcagggaattgaagtccatgtgtcTCAGAGTGGCTAAAGTTGGAAAAATCttaaaatacatgaaaaggagccactgtcaaccctgaagccattctggagcatcttcagggctgcctcCAGCAAGGCTGGTTGGAGCTGTGGgaatgggagctggggaggggagTGGAGTAAAGATAGCAAGGGTTGCCCtgattaaatcatgagcctcgagccaagcttcaaaagaaatccagttatttattaggagcttcgtGTCAGCACAgttccaagtgaagccaactctgacctcatgtagagccaaggtggcgcagtggttagggtgcagtactgcaggccatttcagctgactgttatctgcagttcagcggttcaaatctcaccggctcaaaggttgactcagccttccatccttccgaggtgggtgaaatgaggacccggactgtggggggggggatatgctgactctgtaaaccgcttagaggggggcgaaagccctatgaagcggtatataagcctaactgctattgctattgctatagatgtcAACATTCCACACGGATCTCAggttacagtagctgggttgagtCAGGTGTATCCGTTGGGTaaggtgatttatgacacagagtgaggggaggaaaggaacaggggcaaagttcagaagcagataagacaaagcaaaagaaacagCTGCAAATAAGAAttgaatgcctaatgaagctgttaataaatcactggtttttgCATTACAATATTGGTTCGCTTATCATTAATCAGGCATCGTTAGGAAACTTTACAGTAATTCATGTTCCAGccctgaccctgtttccccccctcccctcaaggtgtgtcatcagtcagACTCTCCAactagagatcactcccctccggcCACTGTGGGTAACCTCGGAGACGGCCTTGACGGAGATACGGCTGGAATGTTCTTTTGTTTTCGAGAGCAGGCCAGCAATGCTTTGCGAGCAttgtagcaggggtgaaatgctaccgattcaggctggttcagccgaaccggtagtaaaaaaataccaaaaaaaggttttttaaaaaaagttccgacgatcacacgtcacacagctgatcttcgggagtttttaaaaaaacactttttaagtATTTCTTTTACTACAGTTTCTCTGGAAACGTGGGGGTGgggtccgtttttgctcccagcgggcttccctgaagcctgctaggccaaaaagaggaggtggagggtggaaagaaagaaagaaagaaagaaagaaagaaagaaagaaagaaagaaagaaagaaagaaagaaagaaagaaagaaagaaagaaagaaagaaagggaaaagaggaaaagaggggCGACGTTATCCCAGCTCTGCTTTCCCCAGGGATGATCTACCAAGGGTTCATTTTCCCAACAAGAACTATGCCGTCTTCTCCCACGGACGTCTATAGCCGCCGTCCCCTTACCTGGACGGTACGGCCGGCGTTGATATGTTCTTCGTGCAGTTTGTCCCACAGCCTGCACCTCTGATACTGAAGGcaacagagagaaaagaagagcagGTATCAAAAACACGGCACTTCCTCCATCAGCCCCCCGTCAAACCACACAAGTATTTGGAATTTTGCTTTTGGCCACTTTTCTTGGGGAAGTGGGAAGCTCTCGAGAAATGACACCTGAGACATTTCTCCGTTGGAGGGAGCGTGGATCTCTGAATTTCAACAAGCGGCAGTTTCTGGAAGTGGGATCAACGCCCAACGTTTATGCTGAAAATTAATTCATcaaaataaatttcctgacagggagaagaatgaatcagtggaacgacttgcctccagaagttgtggatgctccaagcctggaggtgtttaagaagagattgggcagccatttgtctggaatgatatatggCTTCCTGCTCTaccagggggtggactagatgacctccaaagtcccttccaactctactctctactctgtCCTGTTCCATATCTGACCTatcctattgtattctattctattgtaatattctgcattctattgtaatattctgcattctaatatttctattctattctaatattctgaattctattctaatattctgcattctaatatttctattctattctaatattctgcattctattctattctaaatattctgcattctaatatttctattctaatattctgcatcctaatatttctattctattctaatattctgcattctattctattctaatattctgcattctattctattctaatattctgcattctaatatttctgttctattctaatattctgcattctaatatttttattctattctaatattctgcattctattgtattctaatattctgcattctaatatttctattctattctaatattctgcattctattgtattctaatattctgcattctaatatttctattctattctaatattctgcattctattgtattctaatattctgcgttctattctattctaatattctgaattatattctattctaatattctgcattctaatatttctattctaatattctgttctattctattctaatattctgcattctaatatttcttctattctattcctatattctgcattccattctattctccacTCCACTCTGCCAAACTATTTCAATTTGCTTATTGATGAAGCAGGCAGCAAAGGGACATTTTTCAAGAGAGATGTAAAATTAATTCGTTCTTTAATCACATtagtatagctgcccatctcagtcactctggatggcttacacaGTAATAACCAAGAATGTGCAAAAACCATTAAAACAACCAATTTAagttaaaagattttttaaaatagtatgccTCTCCTGCCAGTCCTCCCtaagatccttttttttttatttaaagaaaacaattCACCTTCTCGATATTGATCTGATGTTTCCTTAACCGCTCCAGATCTGTGGGAATGGCCACTTTAATGAACTTCTGGATGGCTGGCTCGAGGCGACGCAAATTAACTTTTTCTTCATCTTTAGACATCTTTGGTGGTTTCAACCTGCACGGCGTAGCGCTCCGGTTACCTAGACGCAATTCGAAAGATTATTTATAGATGAATACAGTAAGGAaatcatagaatcacagaattagtaagtagaatagaatagaatagcagagttggaagggacctcagaggtcttctagcccaaccccctgcctaggcaggaaaccctacaccacttcaagcaaatgtttgtccaatctcttcttaaaaacttccagtgttggaggaattataacttctggaggcaacttctgttccactgattaattgttctgactgtcaggaagtttctcctcaattcttagttgcttctctccttgattagtttccacccattgcttcttgtcctgccctcaggtgccttggagaatagtttgactccctcttctttggggcagcccttgagatattggaagactcctatcatgtctcccctagtccttcttttcattaaactagtcatcCCCAGctgctgcaaccattcttcgtatgtgataacagaataacaaacttggaagggaccctgaaggtcttttagtccaaccccttgctcaagcagaagacgttataccatttcagacaaatgatgctccaatctcttgttaaaaacttccactgttggagcattcacaacttctggaggcaagcagtttcactggttacaatacaatagcagagttggaagggaccttggaggtcttctagcccaaccccctgcctaggcagggaacactacatcgttccagacaaatggctatccaacatcttcttaaagacttccagtgttggggcattcacaacttctggaggcaaattctgttccactgattcattgttctaactgtcaggaaatttctcctcagttctaagttgcttctctccttgattagtttccacccattgcttcttgtcctgccctcaggtgccttggagaatagcttgactccctcttctttggggcagcccttgagatattggaagactcctatcatgtctcccctagtccttcttttcattaaactagtcatcCCCAGctgctgcaaccattcttcgtatgtgataacagaataacaaacttggaagggaccctgaaggtcttttagtccaaccccttgctcaagcagaagacgttataccatttcagacaaatgatgctccaatctcttgttaaaaacttccactgttggagcattcacaacttctggaggcaagcagtttcactggttacaatacaatagcagagttggaagggaccttggaggtcttctagcccaaccccctgcctaggcagggaacactacatcgttccagacaaatggctatccaacatcttcttaaagacttccagtgttggggcattcacaacttctggaggcaaattctgttccactgattaattgttctcactgtcaggaaatttctcctcggttctaagttgcttctctccttgattagtttccacccattgcttcttgttctgccctcaggtgctttggagaatagcttgactccctcttctttggggcaacccctgaaatattggaaggctgctatcatgtctcccctggtccttcttttcattaaactagacatattcccagttcctgcaaccgttcttcatgtgttttagcctccagtcccctcatcctctttgttgctcttctctgcgctctttctagagtctcaacatcttttctacatcgtggcgaccaaaactgagtgcagtaccttagaggtcatctagttcaaccctaggagccgaagtggcacagtggttagagtgctggactgcaggctacttcagctgactgcggttctgcagttcagcggttcaaatctcaccggctcagggttgactcagccttccatccttccgaggtgggtgaaatgaggacccggattgttcttgggggcgatatgctgactctgtaaaccgcttagagagggctgaaagccctgtgaagcggtatataagtctaactgctattgctattgctattcatgaactgaagaagcttctgggatgagaagtgaaacaagtTTAAGGAAAAACGAagacaaaaaaaagttttgaaaaagcaactttgggacaaccgtgacctgaatgactgagaatctcggCAGACATTTCTGACTGTGAGAAcgactaaccagtggaacagaagttgcctccagaggttgtgggggctccaccactggaggcttttaagaagagatcggacctccatttgtctgaaatggtctagggtctccctgcttgggcagggctgattggactagaacagtgtttctcaaccttggcaacttgaagatgtccggacttcaactcccagaattccccagccagcattcgctggctggggaattctgggagttgaagtccagacatcttcaagttgacaaggttgagaaacactgtcctaaccactgctggggaattctgggagttgaagtccagacatcttcaagttgacaaggttgagaaacactgtcctaaccactgctggggaattctgggagttgaagtccggacatcttcaagttgccaaggttgagaaacactggactagatgacctccagggtccctttcaactctgttattcagttgtTCTGTTCTGAGTCTGCCGGTGAAGGGAAGTGTTATGAGCTATCTATTCCACTGGTCCTTACCTTCAGGAAATTCCACCTACCTGCTCCATCATTTCAGCCCCTTTTCTGGTCTTTCCCTCCCAGACGAGCACAGAACTagcccccttctctcctccccttggCAACCATTTGGATAtccaaaaactgcctccccaccAAACTTCTCTTCAGCACCTAACATACCCAGGTCTTTTCCCTTGTCTTCAAAGGACCTGTTTCCAGGTCCTTCGCACTCCGGGTGACTTTCCCTGAACTCACTCCAGGTTGTTAGCTGTTAGTTTCTATCCCCTGCGGAGTCCGGTGTCCCATATTCTGAGTGCAACCTGGCCAAGAGAGAGCAGAATTATTACTACAATTATTCCATAGATCTAGAGTCTGTATTCCTCCTCATACATCCCTAAATAGCTTCTCGAAGCTCCACTGTACGGTAGGCTCGCCAAAGCTGGTTCAAACTCTTCTCCAGGTTTTCAGGGACAGTTTGGACACCAACAAAAAAGAAGCAACCGGAAGAtaattatttgtagctcagggttgaacgggggggcgggggggttgaAGGGattcctgggtgctctctgaggttcTTTGGTTTCTGGAAATATCAGAAGGATATTTCCTGAATATCATCAATGGgagaagggagtggggcttgcaagtttgcaagtttaataacatttatatgatgtgctagattttaaagtaacatgattgtacttgtatactgttgcttttttaattctaatgTAAAAATAGGAAGTTGAATATATTgacagatagtagaaatacaccgaagggaggagcagagggaaagaagaaagaggggtagagagggtgggagagaggatcggagggagggtgagatggaagggagggagtgtattgggagagaggagtgatagaggtggaggggaagtagggtaggggggaatgttggaggggagaaaggaaagttggaggggggtgaaagaaagggtgtatggagggttgaagtggtatattgggtttgtattttggggagtattgttgacaaggatggctgtgtttattgctcaatgttatatggccccggtttatgcacagtatacatgtgactgtatgaaatgaaaatgaaaaaaaaaacatattgaaaacataacatttatatgccgcccaatcccgtaggactccgggcggctaaggAGGGTGGGAAGAGGATGAAGAGGAGGCAGCAGGAGGAGAACAATGACCGTGGAGcgtggttgtttccttgcagacgtttcactactcaattaggtaacatcgtcagtgctagaaggaagaggggtttgtggggagagggagagggaggggaggagaaagggagagagggagagagg encodes the following:
- the LOC116523483 gene encoding syntaxin-17-like isoform X2, translating into MSKDEEKVNLRRLEPAIQKFIKVAIPTDLERLRKHQINIEKYQRCRLWDKLHEEHINAGRTVQLRANIREMENLCARVRKEDILTLQRMIDPVKGEASVAIKEFLQLHSESAEALKRQFREPEAALTRSTTVEGTETFSSAENGENSLSQIFAPLPEIPQDQNAAESWEVLEEDLIELCTLVTEFSLLVNTQQEKVDRIEENVCTAVANVEEGTQSLSKAATYKLAALPVAGALLGGIVGGPIGLLAGFKVAGLAAALGGGVLGFTGGKLIQRKKQKMIKDLSSPSCPDLPGQSDQGGS
- the LOC116523483 gene encoding syntaxin-17-like isoform X1 gives rise to the protein MSKDEEKVNLRRLEPAIQKFIKVAIPTDLERLRKHQINIEKYQRCRLWDKLHEEHINAGRTVQQLRANIREMENLCARVRKEDILTLQRMIDPVKGEASVAIKEFLQLHSESAEALKRQFREPEAALTRSTTVEGTETFSSAENGENSLSQIFAPLPEIPQDQNAAESWEVLEEDLIELCTLVTEFSLLVNTQQEKVDRIEENVCTAVANVEEGTQSLSKAATYKLAALPVAGALLGGIVGGPIGLLAGFKVAGLAAALGGGVLGFTGGKLIQRKKQKMIKDLSSPSCPDLPGQSDQGGS